The Flavobacterium praedii genome window below encodes:
- the tilS gene encoding tRNA lysidine(34) synthetase TilS → MKNALQNHIDTEIPFLKQKKLLLAVSGGLDSMVLLHLFKELKYEIAIAHCNFQLRGIESFGDQKFIQDYAEVHSIPIYVTQFDTIAFAKDYKLSTQVAARELRYNWFYELMDTENYDYVLTAHHADDNLETFLINLTRGTGLEGLTGIPEQNDKIIRPLLYFSRNEIDNYAKEQTISWREDSSNASDKYLRNKIRHHLIPVLKELNPSFITSFLKTESYLQESLVMVEDAAIMVYQQVAKEDGDLIYFDLVKLLQLPNYKSYLYQWLKEFGFTAWDDIYDLVKSQSGKQIFTNGFRLLKDRDSLVLVPIEDSEIEEDFYIDECQNEVKIPLNITFCKVSDISVATNKTIFVDADQLVFPLKIRKWKNGDIFIPFGMDGKSKKVSKLFKDEKLSLLEKENVWILCSNNQIVWVIGIRADNRFRIADSTKNILKIELI, encoded by the coding sequence ATGAAAAATGCACTTCAAAATCATATCGATACAGAAATTCCTTTTTTGAAACAAAAAAAACTATTACTAGCAGTAAGTGGAGGGTTAGATAGTATGGTATTGTTGCATCTGTTTAAGGAACTAAAATACGAAATTGCAATAGCACATTGTAATTTTCAGCTTCGAGGTATTGAAAGTTTTGGAGATCAAAAATTTATTCAAGATTATGCTGAGGTACATTCGATTCCTATTTATGTAACTCAATTTGATACCATTGCTTTTGCCAAAGATTATAAATTATCGACTCAAGTTGCTGCTCGAGAATTGCGCTACAATTGGTTTTATGAGTTGATGGATACGGAGAATTATGATTATGTCCTGACAGCACATCATGCCGATGATAATCTGGAAACTTTCTTGATTAACCTTACGAGAGGAACTGGATTGGAGGGATTAACCGGTATTCCTGAGCAAAATGACAAAATTATTCGGCCCTTATTATATTTTTCTCGAAACGAAATTGACAATTATGCCAAAGAGCAGACTATTTCTTGGAGAGAAGATAGTAGTAATGCATCGGATAAATATTTAAGAAATAAAATAAGGCATCATTTAATTCCTGTACTGAAAGAATTGAATCCCAGTTTTATAACTTCCTTTTTGAAAACCGAAAGTTATCTGCAAGAATCATTGGTAATGGTTGAAGATGCTGCAATTATGGTCTATCAGCAAGTGGCAAAAGAAGATGGAGATCTAATCTATTTTGATTTGGTTAAATTGTTGCAATTACCAAATTATAAATCGTATTTGTATCAATGGTTGAAAGAATTTGGTTTTACTGCATGGGACGATATTTATGATTTGGTTAAAAGCCAATCGGGAAAACAGATTTTCACCAATGGTTTTCGATTACTCAAAGATAGAGATTCGTTGGTTTTGGTACCAATTGAAGATTCGGAAATAGAGGAGGATTTTTATATTGATGAATGCCAAAATGAAGTTAAGATTCCCTTAAATATCACGTTTTGTAAAGTATCTGACATTTCGGTTGCTACAAATAAAACTATCTTTGTCGACGCTGATCAATTGGTTTTTCCGTTGAAGATACGCAAGTGGAAAAATGGTGATATTTTTATTCCTTTTGGAATGGACGGAAAGTCAAAAAAAGTCAGTAAACTTTTTAAAGACGAAAAATTATCCCTTCTTGAAAAAGAAAATGTTTGGATTTTGTGTTCTAATAATCAAATTGTTTGGGTAATTGGAATACGAGCTGATAACCGTTTTAGAATTGCAGATTCAACTAAAAATATATTAAAAATAGAATTAATTTAG
- a CDS encoding CDGSH iron-sulfur domain-containing protein — protein MSKTKLTINRNGSLKIEGDFEIVDQDGNVYGLQGREALGLCRCGLSANKPFCDGSHRNGFEHDAKAFDLPPMKTK, from the coding sequence ATGAGCAAAACTAAACTAACAATCAATAGAAATGGATCTTTAAAAATTGAAGGAGATTTTGAAATAGTCGACCAAGACGGTAACGTTTATGGTTTGCAAGGAAGAGAAGCATTGGGACTTTGCCGTTGTGGATTATCCGCCAATAAACCTTTTTGTGATGGATCACATCGTAATGGTTTTGAACATGATGCAAAAGCATTTGATTTACCGCCAATGAAAACAAAATAG
- a CDS encoding DoxX family protein: MKNVILFFRITLGLILISLPVCYFFNLIPELENTGNFKAIEIGLIPSTYLTPITKVVEFICGLSFLSKRYVTLSNIIVLPVTINILFINYFTASPIGFAISIFIFSGSLVIFYAYWKNYKHLFVA; encoded by the coding sequence ATGAAAAATGTTATTCTTTTTTTCCGAATCACACTTGGTCTAATATTGATCTCTTTACCTGTTTGTTACTTTTTCAACCTAATACCTGAACTCGAAAACACAGGGAATTTTAAAGCAATTGAAATCGGATTAATTCCTTCGACATACCTAACGCCAATCACCAAAGTTGTTGAATTCATTTGCGGTCTATCCTTTCTTTCAAAACGATATGTAACTTTGTCCAATATTATAGTACTTCCCGTTACGATAAACATTTTATTCATTAATTATTTTACTGCATCACCAATTGGATTTGCCATCTCAATTTTTATATTTTCAGGAAGTTTAGTCATTTTTTATGCCTATTGGAAAAATTATAAACATCTTTTTGTTGCTTAA
- a CDS encoding starch-binding protein — protein MNKNLLLLFLFLSTFFCAQAQVHTSYLWHLHQPTYWGDISKKNPNRYQIIKESQDLKISGANNDKNGLAHPTNNLQEIFGAGDRVAAYQFAPKNAINSIKDLPEAGAQITYGGSLLENVNELAQANQWGYTPAWIQNIKDAKSWKTSGGFPRMEMVSFTMHHALSPLLSDESLKKEILAHQYYSTQLFGSHDSKGYWPAECAFSERIIKTLTECGIEWSVIANSHLSRTLSDYPLKYGTGGTMCDIPNKADQVDTKGNDWLSAQKDARGGQFAIPYSYLPYKSKYIDPETAQEYKITVVPMADYESYEDGYAAIGTTLVDPIVAKASSSPRPPLVLFAHDGDNAWGGGSSYYDESVKGFSHAASTKGIIPTTIPQYLKDHPVADSEVVHVEDGAWVNADGDFGHPQFTNWLWPFYNTTTYKFNPTGWTEDMMNQAITTAGENHAIMAEQLEGNALRMSEIVNPTAAVSPAEKAWHFLMAGYDSGNAYYGLAEDLEIKTTLAVNRCVEFAKPTIDAHPGVDNTKPSVFIPQRWPYNPGEMGFGAPYAYKAFLNSADFTVYTFAYDVSGIQKSELKYRIDTDGKNNPGSNHNEIYAGGNEVGNWITLPMTERVFPKGNITSNTQADLYMLPDVIANQYSAEIAGLSEKLVDYYVEVTDKKGNITKSKIQHVWVGKNLDVAPKVTFAPSTNYSAIPLDVTIAATDSTDPNPKVYYTTDGSTPTTLSATFTSTKTINITTTTTFNVLAIDIEGNQTTASQKFTIGGNITPITIYFKPTTAWGTPKIYYWAAAPTGSVPTITWTQSEAMTATTDGWFKYTFPGVTSINLILRNEAGNAQSPDLTGITSDKWYDSSYKEVVLSQNENVLLKENISLYPNPTFGTVLIQSKEIIKEVGIFDMRGTLVSFQAIDNQKIELGDLPTGIYNLKMITEDKKTIFKQVIKK, from the coding sequence ATGAATAAAAATTTACTACTACTATTTCTGTTTTTATCTACTTTTTTTTGCGCACAAGCTCAAGTCCACACATCTTATCTTTGGCATTTGCACCAGCCAACTTACTGGGGAGACATCAGTAAAAAAAATCCAAACAGATACCAAATTATCAAAGAATCGCAAGATTTAAAAATATCTGGAGCGAATAATGACAAAAATGGATTAGCGCACCCTACAAACAACTTACAAGAGATTTTTGGTGCAGGAGACCGTGTGGCAGCCTATCAATTCGCTCCAAAAAATGCTATCAATTCCATCAAAGATTTACCTGAGGCCGGAGCACAAATCACATATGGAGGTTCCTTATTAGAAAATGTAAATGAGCTTGCACAAGCCAATCAGTGGGGATATACTCCAGCTTGGATTCAGAATATAAAAGACGCCAAAAGCTGGAAAACATCCGGTGGTTTTCCACGTATGGAAATGGTATCTTTTACAATGCACCACGCCCTATCTCCTTTGTTAAGCGATGAATCATTAAAAAAAGAAATTTTAGCACACCAATATTACTCCACTCAATTATTTGGTTCACATGATTCAAAGGGGTATTGGCCTGCAGAATGCGCTTTTTCTGAAAGAATAATAAAAACATTAACTGAATGTGGCATTGAATGGTCTGTAATTGCCAATAGTCATTTATCGAGAACACTTTCAGACTATCCTTTAAAATATGGTACCGGCGGTACCATGTGCGACATTCCCAACAAAGCAGATCAAGTAGACACAAAAGGAAACGACTGGCTTTCTGCTCAAAAAGATGCACGTGGAGGGCAATTTGCAATCCCATATAGTTATTTACCATACAAATCAAAATATATTGATCCAGAAACTGCACAAGAATACAAAATAACTGTGGTGCCTATGGCTGATTATGAAAGTTATGAGGACGGTTACGCCGCAATTGGCACGACATTAGTAGATCCAATAGTTGCAAAAGCATCTTCTTCCCCAAGACCTCCTCTTGTTTTGTTTGCCCACGACGGAGATAATGCTTGGGGTGGCGGATCTTCGTATTATGATGAATCTGTAAAAGGCTTTTCTCATGCTGCGTCAACAAAAGGAATAATCCCTACAACTATTCCACAATATTTGAAGGATCATCCCGTAGCTGACTCTGAAGTAGTTCATGTCGAAGATGGAGCTTGGGTAAATGCTGATGGTGATTTTGGTCATCCTCAATTTACAAACTGGTTGTGGCCATTTTACAACACAACAACCTACAAATTCAATCCAACGGGATGGACAGAAGACATGATGAACCAAGCTATAACTACCGCTGGAGAAAATCATGCAATCATGGCAGAACAATTAGAAGGGAATGCGCTTCGCATGAGTGAAATTGTAAATCCAACAGCTGCAGTAAGCCCAGCCGAAAAAGCATGGCATTTCCTGATGGCTGGTTACGATAGTGGAAACGCTTATTATGGTCTTGCTGAAGATTTGGAAATAAAAACCACACTTGCAGTAAACCGATGTGTAGAATTTGCTAAACCAACCATCGATGCCCATCCAGGTGTAGATAACACAAAACCTTCTGTATTTATACCGCAACGCTGGCCGTACAATCCTGGAGAAATGGGTTTTGGAGCACCATATGCCTACAAAGCATTTCTAAACTCTGCCGATTTTACCGTTTATACTTTTGCTTATGATGTCAGCGGTATTCAAAAATCGGAATTAAAATACCGTATTGATACAGATGGTAAAAATAACCCAGGCTCAAATCACAACGAAATTTATGCAGGAGGTAACGAAGTTGGAAATTGGATCACGTTACCAATGACCGAAAGGGTTTTTCCAAAAGGAAATATAACAAGCAATACTCAGGCTGATTTATACATGCTTCCAGATGTTATTGCCAATCAATATTCTGCAGAAATTGCTGGTCTATCTGAAAAGCTTGTTGATTATTACGTAGAAGTGACCGATAAAAAAGGGAATATCACAAAATCTAAAATTCAACATGTTTGGGTTGGTAAAAATTTAGACGTAGCGCCAAAAGTAACTTTTGCACCTAGTACAAATTACTCGGCAATACCATTAGATGTTACTATTGCGGCTACTGATTCTACAGATCCTAATCCAAAAGTATATTACACGACAGATGGAAGTACTCCAACAACATTATCTGCTACTTTTACATCGACAAAAACCATAAATATTACCACAACCACTACGTTCAACGTTTTGGCAATTGACATAGAAGGTAATCAAACTACGGCCAGCCAAAAGTTCACAATTGGAGGAAACATTACTCCTATTACAATTTATTTTAAACCAACAACCGCTTGGGGAACTCCAAAAATCTATTATTGGGCTGCAGCACCAACAGGTAGTGTTCCAACAATTACTTGGACACAATCTGAAGCCATGACTGCAACAACAGATGGATGGTTTAAATATACTTTTCCAGGTGTTACATCAATAAACCTAATTTTAAGAAACGAAGCGGGTAATGCACAAAGTCCAGATTTAACAGGAATAACATCAGACAAATGGTATGATTCATCCTATAAAGAAGTTGTTCTTTCTCAAAATGAGAATGTATTACTTAAAGAAAATATAAGCCTTTACCCTAATCCTACTTTTGGTACGGTACTAATTCAATCAAAAGAAATAATTAAGGAAGTTGGAATATTTGATATGAGAGGCACTTTGGTTTCGTTTCAAGCCATAGACAATCAAAAAATAGAATTAGGCGATTTGCCGACAGGAATTTACAATCTAAAGATGATTACTGAAGATAAAAAAACCATCTTCAAACAAGTGATTAAAAAATAA
- a CDS encoding anthranilate synthase component I family protein: MRTSIYKFIEQPLQFKQQLIAWAQQFREITFLDSNSFSDEYSSYDYVLAVDAFTSIKTDYHSAFEDLKQYQQTTKDWLFGYLSYDLKNDVEHLQSNNYDGLDFSDLFFFQPKKLFLCKGNQLEIKYLNMCDDEVEADFNDIVKREISKGESKGKLTINQRISKENYIKKVDKLLDHVHQGDLYEANFCMEFYAENACINPLDKFIKLNAISKAPFAVFFKNNMQYLLSASPERYLKKERENLISQPIKGTAKRFLDPLEDEKSKNDLASDPKERAENIMITDLVRNDLSHTAQKATVKVKELCGIYSFLQVHQMISTITSKMDPQYTAIDALKTTFPMGSMTGAPKYATMKIIEGLEETKRGLYSGAVGYFAPNGDFDFNVVIRSILYNKENQYVSFSVGSAITSLSVPEKEYEECLLKAKAMLEVLQE; this comes from the coding sequence TTGAGAACCTCCATATACAAATTTATTGAGCAACCCTTGCAGTTTAAGCAACAACTTATAGCTTGGGCACAACAGTTTCGTGAAATAACTTTCTTGGATAGTAATTCATTTTCAGACGAATATTCAAGTTATGATTACGTATTAGCTGTCGATGCATTTACTTCAATAAAAACCGATTACCACAGTGCTTTTGAAGATTTAAAACAATACCAACAAACCACTAAAGATTGGTTGTTTGGTTATTTGTCGTATGATTTGAAAAATGATGTGGAGCATTTGCAATCCAATAATTATGATGGTTTAGATTTTTCGGATTTATTCTTTTTCCAGCCTAAAAAACTTTTTTTATGCAAAGGAAATCAACTGGAAATTAAATATCTCAACATGTGTGATGATGAAGTTGAAGCTGATTTTAATGACATTGTCAAAAGGGAAATATCAAAAGGTGAAAGCAAAGGTAAATTAACTATTAACCAGCGTATTTCAAAAGAGAATTATATTAAAAAAGTTGATAAATTACTGGATCATGTTCATCAGGGGGATTTGTATGAAGCCAATTTTTGTATGGAGTTTTATGCCGAAAATGCATGTATTAATCCTTTAGATAAATTCATTAAACTGAATGCTATTTCTAAAGCTCCGTTTGCTGTTTTTTTTAAAAATAATATGCAATATTTACTTTCAGCTTCTCCAGAAAGGTATTTGAAAAAAGAAAGAGAAAACTTAATTTCTCAGCCAATAAAAGGAACAGCCAAACGATTTTTGGATCCACTGGAAGACGAAAAATCTAAAAATGATCTGGCTTCAGATCCAAAAGAGCGTGCCGAAAATATTATGATCACCGACTTGGTTCGTAATGATTTATCGCATACAGCTCAAAAAGCAACGGTAAAGGTAAAAGAGCTTTGTGGAATTTATTCTTTCTTACAAGTGCATCAAATGATTTCTACGATTACTTCAAAAATGGATCCACAATATACCGCTATTGATGCTTTGAAAACTACATTTCCGATGGGAAGTATGACTGGAGCTCCTAAATATGCCACTATGAAAATTATCGAAGGGCTAGAGGAAACCAAACGCGGATTGTACTCCGGTGCTGTCGGATATTTTGCACCCAACGGCGATTTTGATTTCAATGTAGTAATTCGAAGTATTTTGTATAATAAAGAAAATCAATACGTTTCATTTTCAGTTGGAAGTGCAATAACTTCATTGTCGGTTCCAGAAAAAGAATATGAAGAATGTCTGCTTAAAGCCAAAGCAATGCTGGAAGTTTTGCAAGAATAG
- a CDS encoding Lrp/AsnC family transcriptional regulator, which translates to MTLDSTDKKLLHLLQKDCKQTTKELSLKLNLSVTAVYERIKKLEREGIIDKYVVLLNHSKIEKGFVVFCHLKLIQHTIEFISKFESEVVKLKEVLECHHVSGDYDYILKIVVKDMEAYREFLVTKLTTLQHIGSTHSTFMISEVKYTTVVEV; encoded by the coding sequence ATGACACTCGACTCCACCGACAAAAAACTATTGCATTTATTGCAAAAAGATTGCAAACAAACCACAAAAGAATTATCGCTTAAACTCAATCTTTCTGTAACAGCTGTCTATGAACGGATAAAAAAATTAGAAAGAGAAGGGATTATAGATAAATATGTGGTTTTGCTTAACCATTCAAAAATCGAAAAGGGATTTGTTGTTTTTTGTCATCTCAAATTGATTCAACACACCATTGAATTTATATCTAAGTTTGAAAGCGAAGTGGTCAAACTCAAGGAAGTATTGGAATGTCATCATGTAAGCGGTGATTATGACTATATTTTAAAGATTGTGGTCAAAGATATGGAGGCCTATCGCGAATTTTTGGTTACCAAATTGACTACTTTGCAGCATATTGGTAGTACACACAGTACGTTTATGATCAGCGAAGTAAAATACACTACAGTTGTTGAGGTGTAA
- a CDS encoding aminotransferase class I/II-fold pyridoxal phosphate-dependent enzyme — protein MKNFNPADNIQDLQYFGEFGGVNPSISDSSTYTFLSAKTMFDTFEGNMEGCYLYSRHSSPSNLYLDKALAAMEGTEAANVSASGMGAITPTLLQLCGAGDHIVSSRTIYGGTYAFLKNFISRFGVQTTFVDITKLDLIEAAITPQTKVLYCETVSNPLLEVADIARLSKIAKKHNLTFVVDNTFSPLSVSPARLGADIVIHSLTKYINGSSDTLGGVTCASRIFIDSLKNVNSGASMLLGPTMDSLRSASVMKNLRTLHIRMKQHSYNAQFLAERFEKDGIKTVYPGLKSHPSHELYAGMINPEYGFGGMMTLDVGTLEKANAVMELMQARNLGYLAVSLGFYKTLFSAPGTSTSSEIPLEEQHEMGLTDGLIRFSIGLDNDIERTYQMMKACLVELTVL, from the coding sequence ATGAAAAATTTCAATCCAGCAGACAACATTCAGGATTTGCAATACTTTGGTGAATTTGGCGGGGTAAATCCTTCTATCTCGGATTCATCAACCTATACGTTTCTTTCGGCCAAAACCATGTTTGACACTTTTGAAGGCAATATGGAAGGCTGTTATTTGTATTCTCGCCACTCGTCACCAAGTAATTTATATTTGGACAAAGCTCTTGCCGCAATGGAAGGAACCGAAGCGGCCAATGTATCCGCTTCAGGAATGGGCGCCATTACTCCTACTCTTTTGCAATTGTGTGGTGCTGGGGATCATATTGTTTCGAGCCGAACTATTTATGGTGGAACATATGCTTTTCTTAAAAACTTTATTTCACGATTTGGAGTCCAAACCACCTTTGTAGATATCACAAAACTAGATCTAATAGAGGCAGCAATTACTCCACAAACTAAAGTTTTGTATTGTGAAACAGTCAGCAATCCATTACTTGAAGTAGCCGATATAGCTCGTTTATCTAAAATAGCAAAAAAACACAATTTGACTTTTGTAGTAGACAATACATTCTCACCCTTATCGGTTTCTCCCGCACGATTGGGTGCCGATATTGTGATTCATAGTTTGACTAAGTACATAAATGGCAGCAGCGATACATTGGGTGGCGTTACCTGTGCCTCTAGAATATTTATTGACAGTTTGAAAAATGTTAACTCTGGTGCAAGTATGTTATTAGGCCCAACAATGGACAGTTTGCGCTCGGCCAGTGTAATGAAAAACCTGCGAACCTTGCATATCCGAATGAAACAACACAGCTACAATGCCCAATTCTTAGCCGAGCGATTCGAAAAAGACGGCATCAAAACGGTGTACCCTGGCTTAAAAAGTCACCCAAGTCACGAATTATATGCTGGTATGATCAATCCCGAATATGGGTTTGGAGGTATGATGACGCTTGATGTTGGAACTTTGGAAAAAGCCAACGCGGTAATGGAGTTAATGCAAGCGCGCAATCTAGGATATCTAGCTGTAAGTTTAGGTTTTTACAAAACATTATTTAGTGCACCAGGAACATCAACTTCATCTGAAATTCCATTGGAAGAGCAACACGAAATGGGATTAACAGATGGATTAATTCGTTTTTCTATTGGATTGGATAATGATATTGAACGAACTTACCAAATGATGAAAGCGTGTTTAGTGGAACTTACCGTTTTGTAG
- the lpdA gene encoding dihydrolipoyl dehydrogenase, with amino-acid sequence MSSFDVVIIGSGPGGYVSAIRCAQLGFKTAIIEKYSTLGGTCLNVGCIPSKALLSSSHHYAEIKHFADHGIEVSGEVKVNLEKMIARKQSVVDQTSGGINFLMDKNKVTVFNGLGSFVDATHVAIAKADGTSETIEGTTIIIATGSKPSSLPFIKIDKERIITSTEALALKEVPKHLVIIGGGVIGIELGQVYLRLGAQVSVVEFMDRIIPGMDGALSKELTKVLKKQGMKFYVSHKVKSVERNGDLVIVQAENAKGETITLEGDYSLVSVGRRPYTDGLNADKAGVKISDRGQVEVNDHLQTSTPNIYAIGDVVRGAMLAHKAEEEGTMVAEIIAGQKPHIDYNLIPGVVYTWPEVAAVGQTEEQLKASGVAYKVGSFPFKALGRARASGDLDGFVKILADAKTDEVLGVHMIGARTADLIAEAVTAMEFKASAEDISRMSHAHPTFAEAIKEAALAATDNRALHV; translated from the coding sequence ATGAGTTCATTTGACGTAGTCATTATAGGTTCTGGGCCAGGAGGATATGTTTCAGCTATTCGTTGTGCACAATTGGGTTTCAAAACTGCCATTATAGAAAAATACTCCACTCTTGGTGGTACTTGTCTTAATGTTGGATGTATTCCATCAAAAGCATTGTTGTCATCTTCTCATCATTATGCAGAAATTAAACATTTTGCTGATCATGGAATTGAAGTTTCAGGAGAGGTAAAAGTAAATTTGGAGAAAATGATTGCCCGCAAACAAAGCGTAGTTGATCAAACATCAGGCGGGATTAATTTCTTGATGGACAAAAATAAAGTAACTGTTTTTAATGGTTTAGGATCTTTTGTAGATGCAACTCATGTTGCTATTGCAAAAGCTGATGGAACTTCAGAAACGATTGAAGGTACAACTATTATTATCGCGACTGGTTCAAAACCATCTTCTTTGCCTTTTATTAAAATTGATAAAGAAAGAATCATCACTTCGACAGAAGCATTAGCTCTGAAGGAAGTTCCTAAGCACCTTGTTATTATTGGTGGAGGGGTTATTGGTATCGAATTAGGTCAAGTATATTTACGATTGGGAGCACAAGTTTCGGTTGTAGAATTCATGGATAGAATTATTCCGGGAATGGATGGCGCTTTGTCTAAAGAATTGACGAAAGTCTTGAAAAAACAAGGAATGAAATTCTACGTTTCGCATAAAGTGAAATCAGTAGAAAGAAATGGAGATCTAGTAATTGTTCAAGCAGAAAACGCAAAAGGAGAAACCATCACTTTAGAGGGCGATTATTCTCTAGTTTCTGTTGGTCGTCGTCCGTATACCGATGGATTGAATGCCGATAAAGCCGGAGTAAAAATCTCCGATAGAGGACAAGTAGAAGTAAACGATCATTTACAAACTTCTACACCAAATATTTATGCTATTGGTGATGTGGTTCGTGGTGCAATGTTAGCTCACAAAGCCGAAGAAGAAGGAACTATGGTTGCTGAAATTATAGCGGGCCAAAAACCGCATATTGATTACAATTTGATTCCAGGTGTAGTTTATACTTGGCCAGAAGTGGCTGCTGTAGGTCAAACAGAGGAACAATTGAAAGCCTCTGGAGTAGCATACAAAGTAGGAAGTTTTCCATTCAAAGCGTTAGGGCGTGCTCGTGCAAGTGGAGATCTTGACGGATTTGTAAAAATTCTTGCTGATGCCAAAACCGATGAAGTTCTAGGAGTACACATGATTGGTGCCAGAACAGCTGATTTAATTGCTGAGGCTGTTACTGCAATGGAATTCAAAGCCTCTGCCGAAGATATATCCAGAATGTCACACGCGCATCCTACTTTTGCGGAAGCGATAAAAGAAGCAGCATTGGCAGCTACGGATAATAGAGCTTTACACGTATAG